A region of Streptomyces sp. NBC_01267 DNA encodes the following proteins:
- a CDS encoding AurF N-oxygenase family protein codes for MTTATEREVLRDALGLLRDREQVAERLLESSAKHSFDPDKELDWEAPVEDGKWFWPPELVSLYDTPLWRRMSEDQRMDLARHEAASLASLGIWFEIILMQLLVRHIYDKSVTSNHVRYALTEIADECRHSMMFARMIQKGGAPSYPVPRMYHNLARVLKTVSTTPGSFAATLLGEEILDYMQRLTFPDERVQTLVRGVTRIHVVEEARHVRYAREELRRQMVTAPRWEQHFTRVSCGEAARVFSTCFINPQVYTNVGLDRREAVTQVKASGHRAEVMQSGAKRLTDFLDDIGVLQGVGRRLWVSSGLLAG; via the coding sequence ATGACCACAGCGACCGAACGCGAAGTGCTCCGCGACGCCCTCGGCCTGCTCAGGGACCGTGAACAGGTCGCCGAGCGGCTCCTCGAATCGTCCGCGAAGCACTCCTTCGACCCCGACAAGGAACTGGACTGGGAGGCACCGGTCGAGGACGGCAAGTGGTTCTGGCCGCCGGAGCTGGTCTCGCTCTACGACACCCCGCTCTGGCGCCGGATGTCCGAGGACCAGCGGATGGACCTCGCCCGGCACGAGGCGGCCTCGCTGGCCTCACTAGGCATCTGGTTCGAGATCATCCTGATGCAGCTGCTGGTCCGGCACATCTACGACAAGTCGGTGACCAGCAACCACGTCCGCTACGCGCTCACCGAGATAGCCGACGAGTGCCGGCACTCCATGATGTTCGCCCGGATGATCCAGAAGGGCGGCGCACCCTCGTACCCGGTCCCGCGGATGTACCACAACCTGGCGCGGGTCCTGAAGACCGTGTCCACCACGCCGGGTTCCTTCGCCGCGACCCTGCTGGGCGAGGAGATCCTCGACTACATGCAGCGACTCACCTTCCCCGACGAGCGGGTACAGACCCTGGTGCGCGGCGTGACCCGCATCCACGTGGTCGAGGAGGCGCGCCATGTCCGGTACGCCCGCGAGGAGTTGCGCCGCCAGATGGTCACGGCCCCGCGCTGGGAACAGCACTTCACCCGGGTCAGCTGCGGCGAGGCGGCCCGGGTCTTCTCCACCTGCTTCATCAACCCGCAGGTGTACACGAACGTCGGCCTGGACCGCCGCGAGGCCGTCACCCAGGTCAAGGCCAGCGGCCACCGCGCCGAGGTGATGCAGAGCGGCGCGAAGCGGCTGACCGACTTCCTGGACGACATCGGCGTACTCCAGGGGGTGGGCCGCAGGCTGTGGGTGAGTTCGGGGCTGCTGGCGGGGTAG
- a CDS encoding FadR/GntR family transcriptional regulator — MELQGLHGQVVDRIGQSLAADEIRAGEVLRLEDVQERYGVSRTVAREAVRVLESKRVVTSRPRVGITVRPLADWNLYDPQVIRWRLASPRRATQLRELAELRAAVEPSAAALAATGADDAARRALNAHAQAMAGAARAGDSRAFIAADAAFHRELLTASGNGMFAQLSEVTEELLVARRDLLLMPDQVDLAAVRRHQEVADAIAEGRAADAALAVGTVVDAARSEVEKLLHGSSACALGG, encoded by the coding sequence GTGGAGCTTCAGGGCCTGCACGGGCAGGTGGTCGACCGGATCGGCCAGTCGCTCGCGGCGGACGAGATCCGTGCGGGTGAGGTGCTGCGCCTGGAGGACGTACAGGAGCGGTACGGCGTCTCCCGCACCGTGGCCCGCGAGGCCGTACGGGTCCTGGAGTCGAAGCGGGTCGTCACCAGCCGCCCCCGCGTCGGCATCACCGTCCGGCCGCTGGCCGACTGGAACCTGTACGACCCCCAGGTCATCCGCTGGCGTCTGGCGTCCCCGCGCCGCGCGACACAACTGCGCGAACTGGCCGAACTGCGGGCCGCGGTGGAGCCCTCGGCTGCCGCGCTGGCCGCGACGGGCGCCGACGACGCGGCCAGGCGGGCCCTGAACGCGCACGCCCAGGCCATGGCGGGCGCGGCCCGCGCCGGGGACAGCCGGGCATTCATCGCCGCCGACGCGGCGTTCCACCGGGAACTGCTCACCGCGTCGGGCAACGGCATGTTCGCCCAGCTCTCCGAGGTCACCGAGGAGTTGCTGGTGGCCCGGCGCGATCTGCTGCTGATGCCCGACCAGGTGGACCTGGCGGCCGTGCGCAGGCACCAGGAAGTGGCCGACGCGATCGCCGAGGGACGCGCCGCCGACGCGGCCCTCGCCGTGGGCACGGTCGTGGACGCCGCCCGCAGCGAGGTCGAGAAGCTCCTGCACGGCAGCTCGGCCTGCGCCTTGGGCGGCTGA
- a CDS encoding 4-hydroxybenzoate 3-monooxygenase: MSTAPPALTHTSVVVIGAGPAGLVVANRLRDSGVACVLLEAESREFIERRPRAGFMEEWAVRALAEHGLADRILEHATTQGEFEFRFDGERHAVRTAELSGRRHFVYPQPQLVTDLLASYVDKGAGDARFDVRDVRLDGIGGDRPVVSYTDPLTGSRHRIACDHVAGCDGARGVARAAIPEGGVTVSRRDDGVAWLALLAQAPPSADGVVFGIHERGFGAHMARGPEVTRYYLQVPSGDTPEDWPHERVWHELRIRLGAAGAPPLTEGPLVEKVVLDMHNYVVEPMSYGRLHLAGDAAHLIAPIAAKGMNLAIHDALLLADALITDGRGGGREGGDQGDGDRSGGGEGGGDSGLAGYSQACLRRVWQYQEFSQWLSEALHGASSGDRFRAGTARARLRRLLESGPAARAFAGLYMGEEDGR; the protein is encoded by the coding sequence GTGTCCACGGCTCCCCCCGCTCTCACCCACACCTCCGTCGTCGTCATCGGAGCCGGACCCGCCGGGCTCGTGGTGGCGAACCGGCTGCGCGACAGCGGCGTCGCCTGTGTGCTCCTGGAAGCGGAGAGCAGGGAGTTCATCGAACGCCGTCCGCGCGCCGGGTTCATGGAGGAGTGGGCGGTACGGGCACTCGCCGAGCACGGCCTCGCCGACCGAATACTCGAACATGCCACTACCCAGGGCGAGTTCGAGTTCCGGTTCGACGGGGAGCGGCACGCCGTGCGGACGGCCGAGCTGTCCGGGCGGCGCCATTTCGTCTATCCGCAACCGCAGTTGGTGACTGATCTGCTCGCCTCGTACGTGGACAAGGGGGCGGGGGACGCTCGCTTCGACGTCCGTGATGTGCGGCTGGACGGCATCGGCGGTGACCGGCCGGTGGTCTCGTACACCGATCCGCTGACCGGCTCCCGGCACCGAATCGCATGCGACCACGTCGCGGGGTGCGACGGTGCGCGGGGGGTCGCGCGGGCGGCGATACCCGAGGGCGGAGTCACGGTCAGCCGCCGTGACGACGGGGTCGCCTGGCTGGCACTGCTGGCCCAGGCGCCGCCCTCGGCGGACGGTGTGGTCTTCGGCATCCACGAGCGCGGGTTCGGCGCCCACATGGCCCGCGGCCCCGAAGTCACCCGCTACTACCTCCAGGTGCCGTCCGGTGACACCCCGGAGGACTGGCCGCACGAGCGCGTCTGGCACGAGCTGCGCATCCGGCTCGGCGCGGCCGGGGCTCCGCCGCTCACCGAGGGACCGCTCGTCGAGAAGGTGGTCCTGGACATGCACAACTACGTGGTGGAGCCGATGTCCTACGGCCGCCTCCACCTCGCGGGCGATGCGGCGCACCTGATCGCACCGATTGCGGCGAAGGGCATGAACCTCGCGATCCACGACGCACTGCTGCTCGCGGACGCGCTGATCACGGACGGCCGGGGCGGCGGGCGCGAGGGCGGAGACCAGGGGGACGGCGACCGGAGCGGCGGCGGCGAGGGCGGCGGTGACAGCGGGCTCGCGGGGTACTCGCAGGCGTGCCTGCGGCGCGTCTGGCAGTACCAGGAGTTCTCGCAGTGGCTCTCGGAGGCACTGCACGGGGCGTCGTCCGGGGACAGGTTCCGGGCGGGCACCGCACGGGCCAGGCTCAGGCGGCTCCTGGAGTCCGGGCCCGCCGCCAGGGCGTTCGCCGGGCTGTACATGGGCGAGGAGGACGGGCGGTGA
- a CDS encoding ferritin-like domain-containing protein produces the protein MSTHELYTNGPVEPNWQIPASGSARFSWEYDDGRDRLLALYQKGKDKQWDGAKRIDWSLEVDPYDPLGTPDEALTLYGTPHWAKMTDRDRGELRKHYTSWQFSQFLHGEQGAMVCAARIVESAPDLDAKFYSATQTMDEARHAEIYGRFLHEKLGMLYPVNDNLQALLGDTLRDSRWDMPYLGMQVLIEGLALAAFGMIRDTTDKPLPKQILAYVMQDEARHVAFGRMALRDYYKQLTDAELREREEFVIEGCYLMRDRLRGVEVLENFGIPKKEAEELSEQSEFLHLFRQLLFSRIVPCVKDIGLWGERLQKAYLDMGVFEMGDSNLDLLMTQDEEIAERLDQERFAQEETERVAEVTSAIAEGAQS, from the coding sequence ATGTCGACGCATGAGCTCTACACCAACGGCCCCGTCGAACCCAACTGGCAGATACCCGCGTCCGGTTCGGCCCGCTTCAGCTGGGAGTACGACGACGGCCGCGACCGCCTGCTCGCCCTCTACCAGAAGGGCAAGGACAAACAGTGGGACGGCGCGAAGCGGATCGACTGGTCCCTGGAAGTGGACCCCTACGATCCGCTCGGCACCCCCGACGAGGCGCTGACGCTGTACGGCACGCCGCACTGGGCGAAGATGACCGACCGCGACCGGGGCGAGCTGCGCAAGCACTACACGTCCTGGCAGTTCAGCCAGTTCCTGCACGGTGAACAGGGCGCGATGGTGTGCGCCGCCCGGATCGTGGAGTCCGCGCCCGACCTGGACGCGAAGTTCTACTCGGCCACCCAGACCATGGACGAGGCCCGGCACGCCGAGATATACGGCCGCTTCCTGCACGAGAAGCTCGGGATGCTCTACCCGGTCAACGACAACCTCCAGGCCCTGCTCGGCGACACCCTGCGCGACTCCCGCTGGGACATGCCGTACCTGGGCATGCAGGTCCTCATCGAGGGCCTCGCGCTCGCCGCGTTCGGCATGATCCGCGACACCACGGACAAGCCGCTGCCCAAGCAGATCCTGGCGTACGTCATGCAGGACGAGGCCCGGCACGTGGCCTTCGGGCGGATGGCCCTGCGCGACTACTACAAGCAGCTGACCGACGCCGAGCTGCGCGAACGCGAGGAATTCGTCATCGAGGGCTGCTACTTGATGCGCGACCGGCTGCGCGGCGTGGAGGTCCTGGAGAACTTCGGCATACCGAAGAAGGAGGCCGAGGAGCTCTCCGAGCAGTCCGAGTTCCTGCACCTCTTCCGTCAGCTGCTGTTCAGCCGGATAGTGCCGTGCGTCAAGGACATCGGCCTGTGGGGCGAGCGGCTGCAGAAGGCGTATCTCGACATGGGCGTCTTCGAGATGGGCGACTCCAACCTGGACCTGCTGATGACCCAGGACGAGGAGATAGCGGAGCGGCTCGACCAGGAGCGGTTCGCCCAGGAGGAGACGGAACGGGTGGCGGAGGTGACGTCGGCCATCGCGGAGGGCGCGCAGTCGTAG